Genomic DNA from Candidatus Latescibacter sp.:
CATCGTCGTCTTAACGTCGCTGTGACCCAGAAGTTCCTTTACGGTTCGAATATAAATCAATGCATATGCGCAAAATATTATTAAAATATAAATTTGTCAAGGAAATAAGTGATTATAATTCTGAAGGTGTTGCAATAAAAAGGGGGCTTACGTATTTCGGCGTAAACCCCTTATTTACATGGCGGAGGGTCGGGGAGTCGAACCCCGAAGGGCTGTAAACCCGGTGGATTTCAAGTCCACTGCCTTGCCAATTAGACTAACCCTCCGCGTTATGTATAAACAAGATAATATGCATCCACCAAGGGGAAAAATCCAGAAAAAACGGTTTAACGGAAAGAGCCAATTGCATAAGTAGATATTTTCAGCCCCTTTCTGTCCTTCGGACATCCTTCACCCGAAGAGGGGTGGGAAAAGACTGTGGAGCAACGACCTCCCTTGCCCCCTCCGGGGGAAAGGGATCGAGGGTTAGGGGGCTGAAGTTTCCGCCGCCTTCCTCATCCGTTTGACGTTCCGCACCGCTTCGTGGTTCCGGAAAATAGAGGTTCCGGCCACGAGATACGTTACTCCCGCTTCCACCAGGAGGGGGGCGTTTGCAAAATCCACACCGCCGTCCACAGCGATATGGGGAGGGGAAGAAAGGTGAGAAGCTGCTTTCGCAATTTCACGAATCCTCACATAGGACTCTTCGATAAATTCCTGTCCGCCGAAACCCGGAAATACGGTCATGGTCAGGAGGATTTCCACTGCATCAAGGTAGGGAATGACCGCGGCGACCGGAGTATCCGGCTTCAGCGAAATCCCGGTCTTGACGCCGAGACGCGATATGGCCTCCAGGGTGGAGGATACATCGACAACAGCCTCCACATGGAAAACGATGGAATCCCC
This window encodes:
- the rpe gene encoding ribulose-phosphate 3-epimerase; its protein translation is MHIIVAPSILAADLSCLSEEIARAEEGGCDAFHLDIMDHHFVPNLSFGPAMVKTVRRLTRLPLGVHLMVDNPLDMAGAFADAGGDSIVFHVEAVVDVSSTLEAISRLGVKTGISLKPDTPVAAVIPYLDAVEILLTMTVFPGFGGQEFIEESYVRIREIAKAASHLSSPPHIAVDGGVDFANAPLLVEAGVTYLVAGTSIFRNHEAVRNVKRMRKAAETSAP